A genomic region of Gossypium hirsutum isolate 1008001.06 chromosome D01, Gossypium_hirsutum_v2.1, whole genome shotgun sequence contains the following coding sequences:
- the LOC107928649 gene encoding LOW QUALITY PROTEIN: electron transfer flavoprotein subunit alpha, mitochondrial (The sequence of the model RefSeq protein was modified relative to this genomic sequence to represent the inferred CDS: inserted 1 base in 1 codon), with amino-acid sequence MASRLLLQNLSKRHLLRSTFAFRSASTLVLAEHEGGLIKAQSLSAVVAANSLSQDNPVSLLLAGSGSSLHQAAEKAATCHPSISQVLVADSEKFAYPLAEPWAKLIQLVQLKGDYSHVITTSDSFGKNILPRAAALLDVSPVTDVVDINGPRQFIRPIYAGNALCTVRYTGANPCMLTVRSTSFPVPPISVDSKSGGASISEVDLSTLDEDSVGKSRFMKLSSQDTGRPDLGSAKIVVTGGRALKSAENFKMIEKLAEKLGAAVGATRAAVDAGFVPNDLQVGQTGKXVAPELYMAFGVSGAIQHLAGMKDSKIIVAVNKDSDAPIFQVADYGLVGDLFEVIPELLEKLPEKK; translated from the exons ATGGCGAGTCGTTTACTTCTTCAAAATTTGTCAAAACGACATCTACTTCGTTCCACCTTCGCTTTTAGATCC GCAAGTACGTTGGTGTTAGCCGAGCATGAAGGTGGCTTGATCAAGGCTCAGTCATTGAGCGCGGTGGTGGCTGCCAACTCCCTAAGCCAGGACAATCCCGTTTCCTTGCTATTGGCTGGCTCCGGCTCTTCCCTTCACCAAGCCGCCGAGAAGGCCGCCACGTGTCACCCTTCTATTTCTCAG GTTCTTGTAGCTGATTCAGAGAAGTTTGCATATCCTTTGGCTGAGCCATGGGCTAAGTTAATCCAATTGGTTCAGCTAAAAGGAGACTACTCTCATGTAATTACTACTTCAGATTCATTTGGGAAGAACATATTACCTCGTGCTGCTGCCCTTTTGGATGTTTCTCCTGTTACTGATGTTGTTGACATTAATGGCCCTCGTCAATTTATCAG GCCGATTTATGCTGGAAATGCTCTTTGTACAGTTCGATACACTGGTGCCAATCCTTGCATGTTGACAGTTAGATCTACCTCTTTCCCGGTGCCTCCTATCTCTGTTGATTCGAAGTCTGGTGGGGCTTCTATTTCCGAGGTTGATCTCTCAACCTTAGATGAAG ATTCTGTTGGTAAATCTAGATTCATGAAGCTATCATCCCAGGATACAGGTCGACCTGATTTGGGAAGTGCAAAGATTGTGGTTACAGGTGGGAGAGCTTTGAAAAGTGCTGAGAACTTCAAAATGATAGAGAAGCTTGCAGAAAAGCTCGGTGCAGCTG TTGGTGCTACCCGTGCTGCTGTTGATGCTGGATTTGTTCCCAATGACCTTCAG GTGGGCCAAACTGGGA TTGTGGCCCCGGAGTTATACATGGCATTTGGTGTTTCAGGAGCCATTCAACACTTAGCTGGCATGAAAGACTCTAAGATTATTGTTGCTGTTAACAAAGATTCTGATGCACCCATTTTCCAG GTAGCTGATTATGGACTTGTGGGTGATCTTTTCGAAGTGATACCAGAGTTGTTAGAGAAGCTTCCTGAGAAAAAGTAG
- the LOC107928637 gene encoding vascular-related unknown protein 4, whose product MENSMNSMFRPSSPVGDETPEESSWTMYFQDFSNDIQMDGNSSSCYCSSYINYQTSSLLSDAACSAAGPHALDHKSSKKNRLSFKKRKNNGSPAAGFVDDDLEDTASSPVNSPKICNTNMENQFDKNLKVKDAMDKPQKNKGSGSSGQTDERNDETQLKKKGLCLVPLSMVVQYLG is encoded by the exons ATGGAGAACTCCATGAATTCAATGTTTAGACCATCATCCCCAGTGGGTGATGAAACTCCTGAGGAAAGTAGTTGGACTATGTATTTTCAAGATTTCTCAAATGATATCCAGATGGATGGTAACAGCAGCAGCTGTTATTGTTCTTCTTACATCAATTACCAAACATCATCGCTGCTGTCTGATGCAGCTTGTTCTGCGGCTGGACCACATGCCTTGGATCATAAAAGCAGTAAGAAGAACAGGTTGAGTTTCAAGAAAAGGAAGAATAATGGATCACCTGCTGCCGGTTTTGTTGATGATGATTTGGAAGATACTGCTAGCTCTCCTGTTAACAGCCCCAAG aTTTGTAACACTAACATGGAGAACCAATTTGATAAGAACCTGAAGGTGAAAGATGCTATGGACAAACCTCAG AAGAACAAAGGAAGCGGTTCATCAGGACAGACAGATGAGAGAAACGATGAAACCCAACTGAAGAAAAAGGGTCTTTGTTTAGTTCCATTGTCAATGGTAGTACAATACCTAGGTTGA
- the LOC107928639 gene encoding germin-like protein 9-3 has protein sequence MALTVKQRFFLAILVLAFPLSAISGDPDILSDFVVPIGVNATLLGGNFFTYTGMRPLINSDPPTNFTVTKATMAEFPALNGQSVSYAVLEYPAGSVNPPHTHPRAAELLFLTYGILEVGFVDTTSKLFTQILQAGDIFVFPKGLVHYQFNCAESDFAVAVSAFGSAAAGTVSVPSTVFATNIDDEILAKSFKTDVQTIQKLKAGFAPKA, from the coding sequence ATGGCATTGACTGTCAAGCAACGATTCTTCCTAGCAATTCTAGTTCTTGCCTTCCCTTTGTCTGCAATAAGTGGAGACCCTGATATTTTATCTGATTTTGTCGTTCCAATTGGAGTCAATGCCACTCTATTGGGTGGAAACTTTTTCACCTATACTGGCATGAGGCCACTCATTAACTCTGATCCACCAACAAATTTCACTGTAACTAAAGCAACCATGGCTGAATTCCCTGCCCTTAATGGACAAAGTGTTTCCTATGCTGTTTTAGAGTACCCTGCTGGTTCTGTTAACCCTCCTCATACTCATCCTCGTGCTGCTGAGCTTTTGTTTCTCACCTATGGCATACTTGAAGTTGGATTTGTTGACACTACTAGCAAGCTCTTTACTCAAATACTTCAAGCTGGTGACATTTTTGTGTTCCCGAAGGGATTAGTCCATTATCAGTTCAATTGTGCTGAAAGCGATTTCGCAGTCGCGGTTTCAGCCTTTGGTAGTGCAGCTGCTGGTACCGTTTCGGTTCCCTCTACGGTGTTTGCGACGAACATTGATGATGAGATCTTAGCAAAGTCATTCAAAACCGATGTGCAAACAATTCAGAAGCTCAAAGCAGGGTTTGCACCTAAGGCATGA